A stretch of the Tannerella serpentiformis genome encodes the following:
- a CDS encoding AAA family ATPase codes for MEQRTASLDLTDFTEKINRIRAAISDVVVGQERVADLLLAAILARGHILIEGVPGVAKTLTARLLAALIDADFSRIQFTPDLMPSDVLGTSVFNMKTSEFDFHRGPIFADIVLADEINRAPAKTQAALFEVMEERQATIDGTTYPMSPIYTILATQNPVEHEGTYKLPEAQLDRFLMKITMQYPTLDEEVRILERHHANRRLTTLESVQPVITKDELLRLIDYVGHVYVEPALLRYIALIVARTRTARTVYLGASPRASVAMMQVAKSLALLHGRDFITPEDVKSVAIPVLQHRITLTAEAEMEGHNPVKIIGRLVEQVEVPK; via the coding sequence ATGGAACAAAGAACCGCATCCCTTGACCTGACCGATTTCACAGAGAAAATCAACCGCATACGTGCTGCCATTTCCGACGTCGTAGTCGGACAAGAGCGCGTGGCCGATCTCCTACTTGCCGCCATCCTCGCCCGCGGACACATCCTCATCGAGGGAGTGCCCGGTGTAGCCAAAACGCTCACCGCCCGACTCCTCGCTGCACTGATCGACGCCGACTTCTCCCGTATCCAGTTCACCCCCGACCTTATGCCCTCGGACGTGCTCGGGACGTCGGTCTTCAACATGAAGACCAGCGAATTTGACTTCCACCGCGGTCCCATCTTTGCCGACATCGTTCTGGCCGACGAGATCAACCGTGCCCCGGCCAAAACGCAGGCCGCCCTCTTCGAGGTCATGGAGGAGCGACAGGCCACGATCGACGGAACCACCTATCCCATGAGTCCCATCTACACCATCCTCGCCACCCAGAACCCCGTCGAGCATGAAGGCACCTACAAGCTCCCCGAAGCCCAGCTCGACCGCTTCCTGATGAAGATCACCATGCAGTATCCCACTCTGGACGAGGAAGTCCGCATCCTGGAGCGCCACCACGCCAACCGTCGCCTGACCACCCTGGAGTCCGTTCAGCCCGTCATCACCAAGGACGAGCTGCTCCGACTCATCGACTACGTCGGGCATGTCTATGTCGAGCCCGCCCTGCTGCGTTACATCGCCCTCATCGTCGCCCGTACCCGTACCGCCCGCACCGTCTACCTCGGCGCCTCCCCGCGCGCCTCTGTCGCCATGATGCAGGTAGCCAAATCCTTAGCCTTGCTCCATGGCCGCGACTTTATCACCCCCGAAGACGTCAAGTCCGTAGCCATCCCCGTCCTTCAGCACCGCATCACCCTCACGGCCGAGGCTGAAATGGAGGGGCACAACCCGGTGAAGATCATCGGTCGACTGGTCGAGCAAGTTGAAGTCCCCAAATAA
- a CDS encoding type I phosphomannose isomerase catalytic subunit has product MNPYVFRPILKEVLWGGAAICPFKSLPPDPRKIGESWEVSDVDGRPSVVADGPEEGVTLGELVRRHGADLVGGRILERFGSRFPLLVKFIDARDDLSVQVHPDDNLAHARHGALGKTEMWYVVQAAPGAALYSGFSRPIDADEFRRRVEERTIMEVLKRYEVRPGDVFFLPPGRVHAIGAGCFVAEIQQTSDVTYRIYDYDRVGTDGRKRELHVAEALEAIDYTFYADHRQPYTPRYDAVVKLIHCPYFTTHLLDLTTLPMTRDFARLDSFVIYLCMAGGVRLTDDLGHVRTIRRGQTVLLPATTRQVTLTPDSDGAKLLETFIA; this is encoded by the coding sequence ATGAATCCCTATGTTTTTCGGCCGATACTGAAAGAAGTCCTTTGGGGCGGCGCGGCCATCTGTCCTTTTAAGTCCCTGCCCCCCGATCCGCGCAAGATTGGCGAGAGCTGGGAAGTGTCTGACGTAGACGGTCGGCCGTCGGTCGTAGCCGATGGGCCGGAGGAGGGCGTCACGCTCGGCGAATTGGTTCGTCGACACGGCGCCGATCTCGTCGGAGGCCGCATTTTGGAACGTTTTGGATCGCGCTTCCCACTTCTGGTCAAGTTTATTGATGCCCGAGACGACCTCTCCGTACAAGTGCACCCGGATGACAATCTGGCACATGCGCGTCATGGTGCCCTCGGCAAGACGGAGATGTGGTACGTCGTCCAAGCTGCCCCCGGCGCCGCGCTTTACAGTGGTTTTTCGCGCCCGATCGACGCCGACGAGTTCCGCCGTCGTGTGGAAGAGCGGACGATCATGGAAGTGCTCAAGCGTTACGAGGTCCGTCCGGGCGACGTCTTCTTCCTGCCCCCGGGTCGCGTGCACGCCATCGGCGCGGGGTGCTTCGTGGCCGAGATTCAGCAAACGAGCGACGTGACGTATCGCATCTACGACTATGATCGGGTGGGCACCGACGGTCGGAAGCGCGAACTGCATGTGGCTGAGGCACTCGAAGCGATCGATTACACCTTTTACGCCGATCATCGCCAGCCCTACACGCCCCGCTACGACGCCGTCGTCAAGCTCATCCACTGCCCCTACTTCACGACCCACCTACTCGACCTCACGACGCTACCCATGACGCGCGACTTCGCTCGCCTCGACTCGTTCGTCATCTACCTCTGCATGGCGGGTGGCGTTCGCCTCACGGACGACCTTGGTCATGTGCGGACGATCCGCCGCGGCCAGACGGTTCTCCTTCCCGCCACGACTCGGCAGGTCACACTCACCCCCGACAGCGATGGCGCCAAGCTGTTGGAGACGTTTATCGCGTAA
- a CDS encoding site-specific integrase: MRSTFKILFYINRQKTKADGNTAIFCRVTIDGRSTTMTTGEECLPAEWNSEQGTTGDKKINQRLAAFRELVEKTYTEMLTKDGVVSAELLKNRLQGVAAAPATLLAMSEAELQSVKACVGRSRSEGTYRNHTYSDKMLRDWIENKGRKDILIDAVTGDLFEEFRFYLKKKRFTAKTVNRHLCWLCRLMYRAVSKRIIRYNPFEDATYEKEERKIRFLQKSDVAKLMALKVNDKEAEQARQMFIFSCFTGLAIADMERLKFSHIQTAADGRRYIRKERQKTKVESVVPLHPIAETILNRLREEEEQTVKEKGDDLVFPRGCSRSTMNNKLSTLGLACGIRQRLSFHMARHTFGTLSLSAGIPIESIAKMMGHASISSTQIYAQVTDKKISEDMDKLIRKQQAASA, encoded by the coding sequence ATGAGAAGTACATTCAAAATTCTATTCTACATCAACAGACAGAAGACGAAGGCGGACGGTAATACAGCCATCTTTTGCCGTGTCACCATCGATGGCAGAAGCACGACCATGACAACCGGCGAGGAATGTCTGCCGGCCGAATGGAACAGTGAGCAGGGGACAACTGGCGACAAGAAGATCAACCAACGCCTCGCAGCGTTCAGGGAACTCGTGGAAAAGACCTACACGGAAATGCTTACGAAGGACGGAGTAGTCAGTGCTGAACTACTCAAGAATCGCTTGCAGGGTGTTGCCGCTGCTCCTGCCACCCTTTTGGCTATGAGCGAGGCCGAACTGCAATCCGTTAAGGCATGCGTGGGTAGGTCAAGGTCTGAAGGCACCTATCGAAATCACACCTATTCGGACAAGATGCTTCGCGATTGGATAGAAAACAAAGGGCGAAAGGACATACTCATCGACGCTGTTACAGGAGACTTGTTTGAGGAGTTCCGTTTCTATCTCAAGAAGAAACGGTTTACAGCGAAGACGGTCAATCGGCACCTTTGTTGGCTCTGCCGATTGATGTATCGGGCGGTCAGCAAAAGGATCATTCGCTACAATCCTTTTGAAGATGCCACCTATGAAAAGGAGGAAAGGAAGATTCGCTTCTTGCAAAAGAGCGATGTAGCCAAGCTCATGGCGCTGAAAGTAAACGACAAGGAAGCAGAGCAGGCTCGGCAGATGTTCATCTTCTCCTGCTTCACAGGTTTGGCCATTGCGGATATGGAACGTCTGAAATTTTCGCATATTCAAACGGCGGCAGATGGCCGGAGGTATATCCGCAAGGAACGGCAGAAGACGAAAGTAGAATCCGTCGTGCCGTTACATCCGATCGCGGAGACTATCCTCAACAGACTCCGAGAAGAAGAGGAACAAACGGTGAAAGAGAAAGGTGACGACCTTGTCTTCCCACGTGGTTGCAGCCGCAGTACGATGAATAACAAACTGAGCACCTTGGGGTTGGCATGTGGTATCAGACAACGCCTGTCATTCCATATGGCGCGCCACACGTTCGGGACGTTGTCACTCAGCGCAGGCATTCCGATAGAGAGCATTGCCAAGATGATGGGGCACGCGTCCATATCCAGCACGCAGATCTATGCGCAGGTGACGGACAAAAAGATCTCGGAAGACATGGACAAGCTGATCCGAAAGCAACAAGCGGCATCAGCGTAA
- a CDS encoding DUF4350 domain-containing protein encodes MKRSRIVFFVLIAVFFVAVFLVQYNTPRPFIWKPTYLHDDRQPFGCYVFDDVLASSFDDYRVEQKSLYKVRMEYPDTGILPRSERRTYLLIQDVYSPPDSGLLDIRSLLRQGHNVVICASDFSEEMMETFGFSVEYNERDLINVFDQAVRLDPVRDTIYYDNRIDDDYHLYRVFPQLHPVYLELQECELDRNMAFLARDNHDHPLALIMSLYSNDAEDDMDAESRWDYGSLLIVSTPLLFTNYGILDGDNASYIFRLLYFPDNYPIVRLEESHSAASPSLLKAIFDSPALKAAFYSLLLLVLLLMTNAAQRKQRPIPVVTPPANEMLRFTRLIGNLFYQKRDYQDLLRKKYLYFRTELRRRYATDPETEPDPKAAAERLAARTGLPVEEVTADFVRLKHLLSDGTRVSEADMRRAIDGINHWKRKLK; translated from the coding sequence ATGAAACGCAGTCGCATTGTCTTTTTCGTGCTCATAGCCGTCTTCTTCGTTGCGGTCTTCTTGGTGCAGTACAACACACCGCGCCCTTTCATTTGGAAGCCCACCTATCTCCACGACGACCGCCAACCGTTCGGCTGCTACGTCTTTGACGACGTACTCGCCAGCTCCTTCGACGACTATCGGGTCGAGCAGAAGTCCCTCTACAAAGTGCGCATGGAATACCCCGACACCGGCATCCTGCCCCGATCCGAACGGCGCACCTACCTCCTTATCCAAGACGTCTACTCCCCGCCAGACTCGGGGCTCCTCGACATTCGCAGCCTGCTCCGACAGGGTCACAACGTTGTGATCTGCGCCTCCGACTTCTCTGAGGAGATGATGGAGACCTTTGGCTTCTCTGTCGAGTATAACGAGCGGGACCTAATCAACGTCTTCGATCAAGCCGTGCGACTCGACCCCGTCCGCGACACCATCTACTACGACAATCGCATTGACGACGACTACCACCTCTATCGCGTCTTCCCGCAGCTCCATCCCGTCTACTTGGAGCTCCAAGAGTGCGAGCTGGATCGCAACATGGCCTTCTTGGCTAGGGATAACCACGACCACCCCCTCGCACTCATCATGTCCCTTTACTCTAATGACGCTGAGGATGATATGGACGCGGAGTCTCGCTGGGATTACGGTTCCCTCCTCATCGTCTCCACACCGCTGCTCTTCACCAACTACGGCATTTTGGACGGTGACAATGCCTCGTACATCTTCCGCCTCCTCTACTTTCCCGATAACTACCCGATCGTGCGGCTTGAGGAGAGCCATAGCGCCGCCAGCCCGAGCTTGCTGAAGGCCATCTTCGACAGTCCCGCGCTCAAGGCAGCCTTTTACAGCCTTCTCCTGCTCGTCCTCCTGCTGATGACGAACGCTGCGCAGCGCAAACAGCGCCCCATTCCCGTCGTCACACCCCCGGCCAACGAGATGCTCCGCTTTACGCGCCTCATCGGCAACCTTTTCTATCAGAAGCGCGACTATCAGGACTTGCTCCGCAAAAAGTATCTCTATTTCCGCACCGAACTCCGTCGGCGCTACGCCACCGATCCCGAAACTGAGCCCGATCCGAAAGCCGCAGCCGAAAGACTGGCTGCACGCACCGGGTTACCCGTCGAAGAAGTGACGGCCGACTTCGTCCGTCTCAAGCATCTCCTTAGCGATGGCACGCGCGTCTCCGAAGCTGACATGCGCCGCGCCATAGATGGCATCAATCACTGGAAACGTAAGCTCAAATAG
- a CDS encoding DUF4129 domain-containing protein — MIDSIDTLTYDLDKIARYQADPRYDYNSQLQPIDTSWWEALISRLARLLQRLFHGLDAERASGIVTWSLVVLFVLALIVVIWFIWKKRPSLFLRNKKLGVDYEEVTEEELYGTDFDRALSDALARGDHQAAVRLIYLQTLRQIADLEWVSFQIFKTPTEYVYELKPESLRPPFRDLTNIFLHVRYGNYRATPELCHQMHDLQQQILKGA; from the coding sequence ATGATCGACTCTATCGACACCCTCACCTACGATCTCGACAAGATCGCCCGCTACCAAGCCGATCCGCGCTACGACTACAACAGCCAGTTGCAGCCCATCGACACCTCGTGGTGGGAGGCCCTGATCAGTCGACTCGCACGCCTGCTGCAACGTCTCTTTCACGGCCTCGACGCGGAGCGAGCCAGCGGCATTGTGACCTGGTCGCTCGTTGTGCTTTTCGTCCTTGCCCTTATCGTCGTCATCTGGTTTATCTGGAAGAAGAGGCCCAGCCTCTTTCTACGCAATAAAAAGCTGGGCGTGGATTACGAAGAGGTCACGGAAGAAGAGCTCTACGGCACCGACTTCGATCGTGCCCTCTCCGACGCCCTCGCCCGAGGCGATCATCAGGCCGCTGTCCGCCTCATTTACTTGCAAACGCTCCGCCAGATAGCCGACCTCGAGTGGGTCAGCTTTCAGATCTTCAAGACGCCCACCGAATACGTCTACGAGCTGAAGCCCGAGTCGCTTCGCCCCCCCTTCCGCGACCTGACGAACATCTTCCTGCACGTCCGCTATGGCAACTACCGTGCGACACCCGAACTCTGCCATCAGATGCACGACCTACAACAACAAATACTGAAAGGAGCCTGA
- a CDS encoding site-specific integrase: MDDKKMKVLLYLKKSSRDRSGKAPIMGRITLGRSVAQFSCKLSCNPDLWNPRESRVDGKSREAVEVNGRLDNLLLAVQTSYQSLLSKGSPFDATDIKEHFQGSVQSRTMLLERFDGLIEETEEHIGVDIKENSLASYRQTRAQLQRFIRAKYNASDLAFSQLTEDFIKRFEQYVTGEVGLKQSTCYNMIVLIKKVCKLAYREGAADTLLFDNVHVDKGDSRLPKALDKDALDKLKALRFDSLDGDMETSRNMFLFACYTGAAYCDLMALNREHLVRDDEGNLWLKFSRQKTGVLCRVKLLPEALRLLEQLHSDARETLLPYMNYATYLSCLKAISLRAGLSLPITTHTARHTFATLVTLEQGVPIETVSKMLGHSTVRMTERYAKVTPQKLFEEFDRLISFTEDLHLTI, from the coding sequence ATGGATGACAAGAAAATGAAGGTGTTGCTCTACCTTAAAAAGAGCAGTCGTGACAGGTCGGGCAAGGCGCCGATCATGGGACGCATCACGCTGGGACGTTCCGTCGCACAGTTTAGCTGCAAGCTATCTTGTAACCCCGACTTGTGGAACCCGCGCGAAAGCCGAGTAGACGGGAAGAGCCGCGAGGCGGTCGAAGTCAATGGACGATTGGATAACCTCCTTCTTGCCGTTCAGACCTCCTATCAATCCCTGCTTTCCAAGGGTTCGCCGTTTGACGCGACAGACATCAAGGAGCATTTCCAAGGCAGCGTGCAGAGTCGAACGATGCTTTTGGAACGGTTCGATGGCCTGATCGAGGAAACGGAAGAGCACATCGGTGTAGACATCAAGGAAAATTCTTTGGCCTCGTATCGTCAGACGAGAGCGCAATTGCAGAGGTTCATTCGGGCGAAGTATAACGCTTCAGACTTGGCCTTTTCGCAGCTTACGGAGGACTTTATCAAACGATTCGAGCAGTATGTAACCGGAGAGGTTGGTCTAAAACAGAGCACTTGCTACAACATGATCGTCCTTATCAAGAAGGTCTGCAAACTGGCGTATCGAGAAGGCGCGGCAGACACCTTATTGTTCGACAATGTGCATGTAGACAAGGGGGATAGCCGACTGCCCAAAGCGCTCGATAAGGATGCGTTAGACAAGTTGAAAGCACTGCGTTTTGATAGCTTGGACGGGGATATGGAAACCTCCCGCAATATGTTTCTTTTTGCCTGTTACACCGGCGCGGCCTATTGCGATCTAATGGCACTGAACCGTGAGCATCTTGTTCGCGACGATGAGGGCAATCTTTGGCTGAAGTTCAGCAGGCAGAAGACAGGCGTCCTCTGCCGCGTAAAGCTGTTGCCCGAAGCTCTTCGATTGTTGGAGCAGCTACACAGCGATGCCAGAGAAACACTGCTTCCTTATATGAACTATGCCACCTATTTGTCTTGCTTGAAGGCGATTTCGCTAAGGGCCGGACTGTCTTTGCCGATCACCACGCACACGGCCCGACACACCTTCGCAACACTCGTCACCTTGGAGCAGGGCGTGCCCATTGAGACCGTCAGCAAGATGCTTGGGCATAGCACCGTGCGCATGACCGAGCGATATGCAAAAGTCACTCCCCAAAAGCTGTTTGAGGAGTTTGATCGCTTAATCTCTTTCACCGAAGATTTACACCTAACTATTTAA
- a CDS encoding alpha amylase C-terminal domain-containing protein, whose product MNKLMLIQKDPWLEPYAEAIEGRHNDVIKKEQDLTQNGRLSLSDFASGYLYFGLQRMADGGWVFREWAPNATAIYLVGDFNGWEKREDYRLRRLEGAAGNWEIVLPADALHHGDLYKLRMEWEGGAGERIPAWCRRVVQDETTKIFSAQVWDPAEKYKFRVNDFQPDTSPLLIYECHIGMATEEEKTGTYEEFRLNVLPRVARDGYNAIQIMAIQEHPYYGSFGYHVSSFFAASSRFGTPEELKRLIDDAHALGLAVIMDIVHSHAVKNEAEGLGRFDGSYHQYFHTGERREHRAWDSLCFDYGRNEVLHFLLSNCKFWLDEYRFDGFRFDGVTSMLYYSHGLGEAFSNYGDYYNGHQDGDAIVYLTLANRLIHEVNPHAVTIAEEVSGMPGLAARFEDGGYDFDYRMAMNIPDFWIKTLKEKKDEDWHPSAIWWETTNRRADEKTISYAESHDQALVGDKTIIFWLIDADMYWHMQTNDRNLTVERGLALHKMIRLVTATTMNGGYLNFMGNEFGHPEWIDFPREGNGWSYKYARRQWGLVDNPDLKYHFLGDFDHAMLALIHSVPAFQALPLQKVWDNDGDQVLAYMRGDFVFAFNFSPTHSFTDYGLLTPEGSYRVVLNTDDPLYGGNGLTDDSVEHFTQSDPLYAPDGKGWLKLYLPARTAMVLRRVTPKKRKPKR is encoded by the coding sequence ATGAACAAACTGATGCTGATTCAGAAAGACCCTTGGCTGGAACCCTACGCCGAAGCCATCGAAGGGCGACATAATGATGTGATTAAGAAGGAACAAGACTTGACGCAGAATGGACGGCTTAGCCTCTCTGACTTTGCATCGGGATACCTCTATTTCGGCCTTCAGCGGATGGCCGACGGAGGGTGGGTGTTCCGGGAATGGGCTCCGAATGCCACCGCGATATACCTCGTGGGCGACTTTAACGGTTGGGAAAAACGCGAGGATTACCGTCTGCGGCGCTTGGAAGGCGCGGCGGGCAACTGGGAAATCGTGCTGCCTGCGGACGCGCTTCACCACGGCGACCTGTATAAGCTCCGCATGGAGTGGGAGGGAGGCGCTGGCGAACGCATTCCGGCTTGGTGTCGGCGTGTGGTGCAAGACGAGACGACGAAGATCTTTTCGGCCCAGGTTTGGGATCCGGCGGAGAAATACAAGTTCCGCGTCAACGATTTTCAGCCTGACACTTCGCCGCTGCTCATCTACGAGTGCCATATTGGCATGGCCACGGAGGAAGAGAAGACCGGAACCTACGAGGAATTTCGTCTCAACGTGCTGCCGCGCGTGGCCCGCGACGGGTATAACGCCATCCAGATCATGGCCATCCAAGAGCACCCGTATTACGGCTCCTTTGGCTATCATGTGAGCAGTTTCTTCGCGGCCTCGTCTCGCTTTGGCACCCCGGAAGAGCTGAAACGGCTGATCGACGATGCGCATGCGCTCGGCTTAGCCGTGATTATGGACATTGTGCATAGCCACGCGGTCAAGAATGAGGCGGAAGGCTTGGGACGCTTTGACGGATCGTACCACCAATATTTTCACACCGGAGAACGGCGTGAGCACCGCGCCTGGGATTCGCTTTGCTTCGATTACGGGCGTAACGAGGTGCTTCATTTTCTGCTTTCTAACTGCAAATTCTGGCTCGATGAGTATCGTTTCGATGGATTCCGCTTCGATGGCGTTACCTCCATGCTTTACTATAGCCACGGCCTCGGGGAAGCCTTTAGCAACTACGGCGACTATTACAACGGCCATCAGGATGGCGATGCAATCGTCTACCTGACCCTCGCCAACAGGCTGATTCACGAGGTCAACCCGCACGCGGTGACGATCGCCGAGGAGGTGAGCGGTATGCCAGGCTTGGCTGCCCGATTCGAGGACGGGGGCTACGATTTCGACTACCGAATGGCCATGAATATCCCCGATTTTTGGATCAAAACACTCAAGGAGAAGAAGGACGAGGACTGGCATCCGTCGGCCATTTGGTGGGAGACCACGAATCGGCGCGCGGATGAGAAGACGATCAGCTATGCGGAGAGCCACGACCAGGCGCTTGTGGGTGACAAGACGATTATCTTCTGGCTCATCGACGCGGATATGTATTGGCACATGCAGACGAACGACAGAAACCTCACCGTAGAGCGTGGCCTGGCCCTTCATAAGATGATCCGCCTCGTGACGGCGACCACCATGAACGGTGGTTATCTGAACTTTATGGGCAACGAGTTTGGCCATCCGGAGTGGATAGACTTTCCGCGCGAGGGCAACGGTTGGTCATACAAATACGCCCGCAGACAGTGGGGGCTTGTGGATAATCCGGACTTGAAGTATCATTTTCTCGGCGATTTTGACCATGCCATGTTGGCACTGATCCACAGCGTGCCCGCGTTTCAGGCGCTCCCGCTGCAAAAGGTGTGGGACAACGACGGGGATCAGGTGCTGGCTTACATGCGCGGCGATTTTGTGTTCGCGTTTAACTTCAGCCCAACGCATTCCTTCACCGACTACGGTCTGCTTACGCCCGAAGGCAGCTATCGGGTGGTGCTCAACACCGACGATCCGCTCTACGGAGGCAATGGGCTCACGGACGACAGCGTAGAACACTTCACCCAATCCGATCCGCTTTACGCCCCCGACGGGAAAGGCTGGCTCAAGCTCTACCTGCCCGCCCGCACGGCCATGGTTTTGCGTCGCGTGACGCCCAAGAAGCGAAAACCGAAGCGGTAA
- a CDS encoding DUF58 domain-containing protein, translating to MWGETLQSKKGRLMALFYLIFCGILFGCLFVLLSPSKLGPVFSVVTLILVCFLWPSRKRFGTITARRTCADRFSNGDENEVRITVENRHLLPVHIDIIDELPDIFQRRDVRFPVDLKRGEKREIVYRLRPVRRGVYNFGRIRLFITSPLGLVTTRITDGQPQEVKVYPSYLMLNQYELLAAHHNLTELGIKRVRRLGHHTEFEHIKEYVRGDDYRTINWKASARRHQIMVNTYQDERSQQVYSVIDKGRIMQSAFRGMTLLDYAINASLVLSYVALRREDKVGLATFSNHFETFLPASQQAGQMQQLLESLYRQATDFGESDYSALSVHLNKHITKRSLLILYTNFDSVVGMERQLEALKFLSNRHVVLAVFFENASLTAFAERKPRHLSDYFDQTLADKFIAEKQHVVNLLQRHGIYALLTAPERLSVDVINRYLEMKARHVI from the coding sequence ATGTGGGGGGAGACGTTACAAAGTAAGAAAGGGCGTCTCATGGCCCTTTTTTACCTCATTTTCTGCGGCATTCTGTTTGGCTGTCTATTCGTTCTTTTAAGTCCATCGAAACTCGGCCCAGTGTTTAGTGTGGTAACCTTGATTTTGGTGTGTTTCCTGTGGCCCTCTAGAAAGCGATTCGGAACCATCACGGCGCGCCGCACCTGCGCAGACCGCTTCTCCAACGGCGACGAGAATGAGGTGCGCATCACGGTGGAGAACCGCCATCTCCTCCCCGTTCACATAGACATCATCGACGAGTTACCCGACATCTTCCAGCGCCGCGATGTCCGCTTCCCCGTGGATCTGAAACGTGGCGAAAAACGAGAAATCGTCTACCGACTACGCCCCGTCCGTCGAGGCGTCTACAATTTCGGCCGCATCCGACTCTTTATCACCTCTCCTCTTGGCCTCGTGACAACTCGCATCACCGACGGCCAGCCGCAAGAGGTAAAGGTCTACCCGTCCTACCTCATGCTCAACCAGTACGAGCTGCTCGCCGCCCATCACAACCTCACCGAGCTCGGGATTAAGCGTGTCCGTCGCCTGGGGCACCACACCGAGTTCGAGCACATCAAAGAGTACGTCCGCGGCGACGACTATCGCACCATCAATTGGAAAGCCAGTGCCCGCCGCCACCAAATCATGGTCAACACCTACCAAGACGAGCGCTCCCAGCAGGTTTACAGCGTCATTGACAAGGGTCGCATCATGCAATCGGCCTTCCGCGGCATGACGCTTCTCGATTACGCCATCAACGCCAGCCTCGTCCTCTCCTACGTGGCCCTTCGCCGCGAGGATAAGGTCGGCCTTGCCACCTTTTCCAACCATTTCGAGACCTTCCTGCCCGCCTCCCAACAGGCTGGGCAAATGCAGCAGCTCCTCGAAAGCCTTTACCGACAGGCCACCGACTTCGGCGAGAGTGATTATAGCGCGCTCTCGGTCCATCTCAACAAGCACATCACCAAGCGCAGCCTGCTCATCCTCTATACAAACTTCGACAGCGTCGTCGGCATGGAGCGCCAGCTCGAGGCGCTCAAATTCCTGTCCAACAGGCACGTCGTCCTCGCCGTTTTTTTCGAAAACGCGTCCCTAACGGCCTTCGCCGAGCGTAAGCCGCGTCATCTCTCGGACTATTTTGATCAAACCCTTGCCGATAAATTCATTGCCGAGAAGCAACACGTGGTCAACCTGCTCCAGCGCCACGGCATCTACGCCCTTTTGACCGCTCCCGAGCGTCTATCCGTCGATGTAATCAACCGTTACCTCGAAATGAAGGCCCGGCATGTGATCTAA
- a CDS encoding stage II sporulation protein M: protein MKEIVFIRQNIEKWKDLERVVDQAAKEDPERLSDAYMAITTDLAFSRSHYPTSRITIYLNNLASALHNTLYKNKREDRGRILDFWRTELPMAFYESRRELFYSLLVFLVSVAIGVFSVAQDTDFSRLVLGDKYVDMTLRNIAAGRPMDVYDISNEWMMFLRIATNNLYVCFRIFILGLFTGVATGLHLFYNGIMIGTFQAFLFRHGVGWESVLSIWLHGVVEIASIIIAGAAGFALGNGWLFPGTYPRGYAFRQGAKRGLKLAVGVAPFIVLAAFVESFLTRHTELPDALRAAYILLSLVLMIFYVVVYPLYVRRRVEAEAANDPDRLA from the coding sequence GTGAAAGAGATTGTATTCATTCGGCAGAACATCGAGAAGTGGAAAGACCTGGAGCGGGTGGTCGATCAGGCCGCGAAGGAGGATCCCGAGCGACTCTCCGACGCCTACATGGCGATCACCACCGACCTTGCCTTTTCGCGCAGCCATTACCCCACGTCACGCATCACGATCTACCTCAACAATCTGGCCTCTGCCCTCCACAACACGCTCTACAAGAACAAACGTGAGGATCGCGGGCGCATCCTCGACTTCTGGCGCACGGAGCTGCCGATGGCCTTCTACGAATCGCGCCGCGAGCTGTTTTATTCGCTCCTCGTCTTCCTTGTGAGCGTCGCCATCGGCGTCTTTTCGGTCGCTCAAGACACCGACTTCTCCCGCCTCGTGCTGGGCGACAAATACGTCGACATGACGCTCCGCAACATCGCGGCTGGCCGGCCGATGGACGTCTATGACATCTCGAACGAATGGATGATGTTCCTCCGTATCGCCACGAACAATCTCTACGTCTGCTTCCGCATCTTCATCCTCGGCCTTTTTACGGGTGTGGCGACGGGCCTTCATCTCTTTTACAACGGCATCATGATCGGCACCTTCCAAGCCTTCCTCTTCCGCCACGGCGTGGGGTGGGAGTCTGTGCTGTCGATCTGGCTCCACGGCGTCGTCGAGATCGCGTCTATCATCATCGCCGGTGCCGCGGGGTTCGCCTTAGGCAACGGCTGGCTTTTTCCGGGCACCTATCCGCGCGGTTACGCCTTTCGTCAGGGGGCCAAGCGCGGACTCAAGCTCGCCGTCGGCGTGGCTCCCTTCATCGTCCTGGCCGCCTTCGTGGAGAGCTTCCTCACGCGCCACACGGAGCTGCCCGACGCGCTCCGTGCCGCCTACATCCTGCTCAGCCTCGTCTTGATGATCTTCTACGTGGTCGTCTATCCGCTCTACGTCCGCCGCCGTGTGGAGGCCGAGGCCGCCAACGACCCCGACCGGCTGGCCTGA